The following are from one region of the Thermococcus cleftensis genome:
- a CDS encoding radical SAM protein — protein sequence MIAFGPVPSRRLGRSLGVNNIPDKICSYACLYCQIGRTLKMEVERRPFYEPEFIFEEVARKVEEARERGERIDYVTFVPDGEPTLDVNLGLEVELLRELEIPLAILTNSSLVWRDDVREELLSFDFVSLKLDAVSEPLWRRIDRPHRNLSLERILEGMLEFRDDFDGTIVTETMLINVDYGDELERIADFLAELKPDKAYIAVPTRPPAEPWVEPAKEDMINLAYQLFSERLGEGRVEYLIGYEGNAFASTGNVEEDLLSITAVHPMREDAVRELLRKAGAGWETVERLIREGKLIELEYDGKRFYMRALPSRRKP from the coding sequence ATGATAGCCTTCGGTCCCGTCCCCTCGAGGAGGCTCGGCAGGAGCCTCGGCGTGAACAACATTCCCGACAAAATCTGCAGTTACGCCTGCCTTTACTGCCAGATAGGAAGAACACTGAAGATGGAGGTGGAGAGGAGGCCCTTCTACGAGCCGGAGTTCATATTCGAGGAAGTTGCCAGAAAGGTCGAGGAAGCCAGGGAAAGGGGCGAAAGGATCGACTACGTAACCTTCGTCCCCGACGGCGAGCCGACGCTTGATGTTAACCTCGGCCTCGAGGTCGAGCTCCTGCGTGAGCTGGAAATTCCCCTCGCGATACTCACGAACTCGTCGCTCGTCTGGAGGGACGACGTCAGGGAAGAACTCCTGAGCTTCGACTTCGTCTCCCTCAAGCTCGATGCTGTCAGCGAGCCCCTCTGGCGGAGAATAGACAGGCCCCACAGGAACCTGAGCCTGGAGAGAATCCTCGAGGGCATGCTGGAATTCAGGGACGACTTCGATGGAACCATCGTCACCGAGACGATGCTGATCAACGTCGACTACGGCGATGAGCTTGAAAGGATAGCGGACTTCCTGGCGGAGCTTAAACCGGACAAGGCCTACATAGCCGTCCCCACGAGGCCTCCAGCCGAGCCCTGGGTGGAGCCGGCGAAGGAAGACATGATAAACCTCGCCTATCAGCTATTCTCCGAGAGGCTCGGGGAGGGCAGGGTTGAATACCTCATCGGCTACGAGGGAAACGCCTTCGCCTCCACCGGAAATGTCGAGGAAGACCTGCTGAGCATCACCGCGGTTCACCCGATGAGGGAAGATGCAGTAAGGGAGCTCCTGAGGAAGGCGGGGGCCGGCTGGGAGACCGTGGAGAGGCTCATTCGGGAGGGGAAGCTCATCGAGCTGGAGTACGACGGGAAGCGCTTCTACATGCGTGCCCTTCCGAGCAGGAGAAAGCCTTAA
- a CDS encoding bifunctional aspartate transaminase/aspartate 4-decarboxylase, with product MFNVSGEGEAQVEEILKNIGNLEELSPFEFKELLIKLARRKSERMMLNAGRGNPNFLALTPRYAYLQLGKFALSEAERHFGYMGGLIGGHSDREGIEARFEIFVRNHWNERGTAFLNSAVSYVRDYLGLPAGDFLHEMVQGYLGCDYPSPPRMLPLAEKIVARYLMKEMGAGYDLGYSLVDETQLFAVEGGTAAMAYLFESLKANRILNEGDKIALAVPIFSPYLEIPRLDTYRLEVIEVRADEERGYQIPREELEKLRDPEIKAFFLVNPGNPTSVKLEEETLEDLREIVEKDRNDLIIITDDVYATFAEDFRSVYSVLPHNTILVYSFSKYFGATGWRLGVIALHRDNVVDRLIASLPEEVQEILEKRYAPITPNVRELKFIDRLVADSRNVALRHTAGLSTPQQVQMVLFALYALMDEEEKYKKTVKHVLRRRYRALYRGLGIEPEESPGYAYYYTLLDTEKLAERLYGKEFAEWFVRTLPVEEFIVRLAVEAGVVLLPGKGFDVIHPSARVSLANLREIDYIKIGKTIRRLIDEYYKKFRGEV from the coding sequence GTGTTCAACGTGTCAGGCGAGGGTGAAGCCCAGGTTGAGGAGATACTGAAAAACATAGGAAACCTTGAGGAGCTCAGCCCGTTCGAGTTCAAGGAGCTTCTCATAAAGCTCGCGAGGCGGAAATCGGAGAGGATGATGCTCAACGCGGGCAGGGGGAACCCGAACTTCCTGGCGCTGACGCCGAGGTACGCCTACCTCCAGCTCGGGAAGTTCGCTCTCAGCGAGGCAGAGAGGCACTTCGGCTACATGGGTGGCCTCATAGGGGGCCACAGCGACAGGGAGGGCATCGAGGCCCGCTTTGAGATCTTCGTTAGAAACCACTGGAACGAGAGGGGGACGGCTTTCCTGAACTCGGCCGTCAGCTACGTCAGGGACTACCTGGGCCTCCCTGCGGGGGACTTCCTCCACGAGATGGTGCAGGGCTACCTGGGCTGCGACTACCCATCGCCCCCGAGGATGCTGCCCCTGGCGGAGAAGATAGTCGCGAGGTACCTGATGAAGGAGATGGGGGCCGGCTACGACCTCGGCTACTCCCTGGTCGATGAGACCCAGCTCTTCGCGGTGGAGGGCGGAACCGCGGCGATGGCGTACCTCTTCGAGTCCCTGAAGGCCAACAGGATACTGAACGAGGGGGATAAAATAGCGCTGGCCGTTCCGATATTCAGCCCCTACCTGGAGATACCGAGGCTCGACACCTACAGGCTCGAGGTCATCGAGGTGAGAGCGGACGAGGAGAGGGGCTACCAGATACCGAGGGAAGAGCTCGAGAAGCTCCGCGACCCCGAGATAAAGGCCTTCTTCCTCGTGAACCCGGGCAACCCAACGTCGGTGAAGCTTGAGGAGGAAACCCTAGAAGACCTTCGCGAAATAGTTGAGAAAGATCGGAACGACCTGATAATCATCACGGACGACGTCTACGCGACCTTCGCCGAGGACTTCAGGTCGGTGTACTCCGTCCTGCCCCACAATACGATACTGGTCTACTCCTTCTCCAAGTACTTCGGGGCGACCGGCTGGCGCCTTGGCGTGATAGCCCTCCACAGGGACAACGTCGTGGACAGGCTCATAGCCAGTCTCCCGGAGGAGGTGCAGGAGATCCTTGAGAAGCGCTACGCCCCGATAACGCCGAACGTCAGGGAGCTGAAGTTCATAGACAGGCTCGTGGCCGACAGCAGGAACGTCGCGCTGAGGCACACCGCAGGGCTGTCCACACCCCAGCAGGTTCAGATGGTTCTCTTCGCCCTCTACGCCCTCATGGACGAGGAGGAGAAGTACAAGAAGACCGTGAAGCACGTCCTGAGGAGGCGCTACAGGGCGCTCTACCGCGGCCTTGGAATAGAGCCCGAGGAGAGCCCGGGCTACGCCTACTACTACACCCTGCTCGATACCGAGAAGCTGGCCGAGAGGCTTTACGGAAAGGAGTTCGCGGAGTGGTTCGTCAGAACCCTGCCCGTGGAGGAGTTCATAGTCCGCCTCGCCGTTGAGGCAGGGGTCGTCCTCCTCCCAGGGAAGGGCTTCGACGTCATCCACCCCTCGGCCAGGGTTTCGCTGGCGAACCTGAGGGAGATAGACTACATCAAGATAGGGAAGACCATCAGAAGGCTCATAGACGAGTACTACAAAAAGTTCAGAGGGGAGGTGTGA
- a CDS encoding DUF4405 domain-containing protein: MKCNLRMCVSLLLFFLWLITGITGTVLLIGPLTAKLGHPLPVSTADTLHIYFGFAFFGLSIVHIALNWNALVAYFRRLRS; this comes from the coding sequence ATGAAGTGCAACCTGAGAATGTGCGTTTCACTTCTCCTGTTCTTCCTGTGGCTCATCACGGGCATAACGGGGACGGTGCTCCTCATAGGCCCCCTGACGGCAAAGCTTGGTCATCCACTTCCAGTGTCCACCGCGGATACACTCCACATCTACTTCGGCTTCGCCTTCTTCGGCCTTTCAATAGTCCACATTGCTCTGAACTGGAACGCCCTCGTGGCCTACTTCCGGAGGCTGAGGTCTTAA
- a CDS encoding MFS transporter: MSQRVAIAVRNSTVANRYRYVPKMPRWFYSFVPFKVATGGSSALVSLYLLQLGGSASTVGLAFALASLASMLGALFWGRLSDRTLRRKPFILLGFASVPVFLTAMAFTKTPAQLIAVNTAYAFFLSSTLSVPIALVLRSVRKHSWEYGIGKFNEVSGWGWVLGLVLGFGLSRFLTIPQLFVAFALLGVPSVFMGRKMIREVPVYINRRAIRAFGNYVVEKARYFPSFVLHLNLSLPDGLGRFYLAFLLFWIAAGLYFPQMPVLLTGGGYGMDVVYLALIANSAIAALNYGRVGSTMGGNKEKTLRKGLALRAAALLAVMVGIMVSPLLLPMVLASYTLAGYSWAFIGLPSTAIVSERAGEKEKGSAMGTYNVVSSAGYIAGSAIGGALVSSAGFTATFGLGLALIGGSLALLKR, from the coding sequence GTGAGCCAGAGAGTGGCCATCGCCGTGAGGAACTCAACGGTCGCCAACCGCTACCGCTACGTTCCGAAGATGCCCAGGTGGTTCTATTCCTTCGTGCCCTTCAAAGTAGCTACCGGTGGAAGCTCCGCCCTGGTGAGCCTCTACCTCCTCCAGCTCGGGGGCAGCGCTTCAACGGTTGGCCTGGCCTTTGCCCTCGCGAGTCTGGCTTCAATGCTCGGCGCGCTGTTCTGGGGGAGACTGAGCGACAGGACGCTGAGGAGAAAGCCCTTCATACTCCTCGGCTTCGCCAGCGTCCCGGTGTTCCTCACAGCGATGGCTTTCACCAAAACCCCGGCCCAGCTGATTGCCGTGAACACGGCCTACGCGTTCTTCCTTTCCTCCACCCTATCCGTACCGATAGCCCTGGTTTTAAGGAGCGTCAGGAAGCACAGCTGGGAGTACGGCATAGGGAAGTTCAATGAGGTCAGCGGCTGGGGGTGGGTTCTCGGCCTAGTCCTCGGCTTCGGGCTATCCCGGTTCCTCACGATCCCCCAGCTTTTCGTGGCCTTCGCCCTGCTCGGAGTTCCGTCGGTTTTCATGGGAAGGAAAATGATACGCGAGGTGCCGGTCTACATAAACCGGCGTGCCATAAGGGCCTTCGGAAACTACGTCGTCGAGAAGGCACGCTACTTCCCGAGCTTTGTACTCCATCTCAACCTCAGCCTTCCAGATGGCCTCGGGAGGTTCTACCTGGCGTTCCTGCTCTTCTGGATAGCCGCTGGACTTTACTTCCCCCAGATGCCGGTCCTGCTGACGGGCGGTGGCTACGGAATGGACGTCGTGTACCTTGCCCTTATAGCCAACTCCGCAATCGCGGCTCTCAACTACGGGCGCGTTGGGAGCACAATGGGTGGTAACAAGGAGAAGACTCTTAGGAAAGGCCTCGCCCTTCGCGCCGCGGCCCTGCTCGCGGTGATGGTGGGGATCATGGTCTCTCCACTCCTTCTCCCGATGGTTCTCGCCTCCTATACCCTGGCCGGCTACTCCTGGGCCTTCATAGGCCTTCCCTCTACGGCAATAGTGAGCGAGAGGGCCGGAGAAAAGGAGAAGGGAAGCGCGATGGGGACCTACAACGTCGTCAGCTCGGCGGGCTACATAGCGGGAAGCGCCATCGGCGGGGCGCTCGTATCCTCCGCGGGGTTCACGGCCACCTTTGGCCTCGGACTGGCCCTCATCGGGGGAAGCCTTGCCCTCCTAAAAAGGTAA
- the cdr gene encoding CoA-disulfide reductase: MKKTVVIIGGGAAGMSAASRVKRLKPEWDVKVFEATEWVSHAPCGVPYVVEGVSPKEKLMHYPPEVFIKKRGIDLHLRAEVVEVGQGYVRVREEGGERSYEWDYLVFANGASPRVPAIPGTELEGVFTADLPPDAVAITSYLEKNPVEDVVIIGGGYIGVEMAEAFAARGKRVTLIERNERVMAKAFDREVTDVLEEEMRKRVNLRTQEITLKIEGKERVEKVVTDAGEYKADLVVLATGIRPNVELAKELGVRIGETGAIWTNEKMQTSVENVYAAGDVAETRHIITGRRVWIPLAPAGNKMGYVAGSNIAGKEVHFPGVLGTSITKFFDVEIGKTGLTEAEAIKEGYDVRTAFIKAGTRPHYYPGARPIWLKGVVDNETNKLLGVQAVGAEILPRIDTAAAMLTAGFTTRDAFFTDLAYAPPFAPVWDPLIVLARVLKF; encoded by the coding sequence ATGAAGAAGACTGTGGTCATAATCGGTGGCGGAGCCGCAGGAATGAGCGCCGCTTCACGCGTCAAGAGACTCAAACCCGAGTGGGACGTCAAGGTCTTCGAGGCAACGGAGTGGGTCAGCCACGCCCCGTGCGGGGTGCCTTACGTTGTTGAGGGCGTCTCGCCGAAGGAGAAGCTCATGCACTACCCGCCCGAGGTCTTCATCAAGAAGCGCGGCATAGACCTTCACCTCAGGGCCGAGGTCGTAGAGGTCGGTCAGGGCTACGTCAGGGTTAGGGAGGAGGGTGGTGAGAGGAGCTACGAGTGGGACTACCTCGTCTTCGCCAACGGTGCCTCTCCGAGAGTTCCCGCGATCCCGGGAACCGAGCTGGAGGGTGTTTTCACGGCAGACCTGCCCCCGGACGCCGTTGCAATAACGAGCTACCTCGAGAAGAACCCCGTCGAGGACGTGGTCATAATCGGTGGAGGTTACATAGGCGTCGAGATGGCCGAGGCCTTCGCGGCCAGGGGAAAGCGCGTCACCCTCATAGAGAGGAACGAAAGGGTGATGGCCAAGGCCTTTGACAGGGAAGTCACCGACGTCCTCGAGGAGGAGATGAGGAAGAGGGTAAACCTCCGCACCCAGGAGATAACCCTGAAGATAGAGGGCAAGGAGAGGGTCGAGAAGGTGGTAACCGACGCGGGCGAGTATAAAGCCGACCTCGTCGTCCTAGCGACGGGCATAAGGCCCAACGTCGAGCTGGCGAAGGAGCTTGGCGTCAGGATCGGGGAGACCGGTGCGATATGGACCAACGAGAAGATGCAGACCAGCGTTGAGAACGTTTATGCAGCAGGCGACGTTGCCGAGACGAGGCACATCATAACCGGCAGGCGCGTCTGGATTCCACTCGCTCCAGCTGGAAACAAGATGGGTTACGTTGCAGGAAGCAACATCGCCGGGAAGGAGGTTCACTTCCCCGGGGTGCTGGGAACCAGCATCACCAAGTTTTTCGATGTGGAGATAGGCAAGACCGGCCTTACTGAGGCCGAGGCCATAAAGGAGGGCTACGACGTCAGGACCGCATTTATCAAAGCGGGCACGAGGCCTCACTACTACCCCGGGGCGAGGCCGATATGGCTGAAGGGCGTGGTGGACAACGAGACCAATAAGCTCCTCGGCGTCCAGGCGGTCGGTGCGGAGATACTGCCGAGGATAGACACCGCCGCCGCGATGCTCACCGCGGGCTTCACAACGAGGGACGCCTTTTTCACCGACCTCGCCTACGCACCGCCCTTTGCCCCGGTCTGGGACCCGCTCATAGTCCTCGCCAGGGTCCTCAAGTTCTGA